A genomic segment from Bacteroidales bacterium encodes:
- the pstC gene encoding phosphate ABC transporter permease subunit PstC gives MKKQEKVIEGILKGSAWFTILITIGIIWVLLYETVIFFRHVSLIEFFTATEWTPLFTIKKYGILPLLTATFLTSFIAIAVALPLGLTIAIYLSEYANPAFRRIVKPVLELLASIPTVVYGFFALTTVTPFLQNFIPGMAGFNALSPGIVMGIMIMPLITSLSEDALYAIPGSMRFASYALGASRFQTTFRVLLPAASSGIGVSVILAISRAIGETMIVAIAAGQQPRLTLNPLVPVETITTYIVQVSMGDVPQNSPEFRSIFAAGMVLFLFTFGINNLGLYLKRKFYQKYEL, from the coding sequence CTGAAGAAGCAGGAAAAAGTCATTGAAGGAATTCTTAAAGGAAGCGCCTGGTTTACCATACTGATAACCATTGGTATTATCTGGGTGCTTCTTTATGAAACGGTAATTTTTTTCAGGCATGTATCTTTAATTGAGTTTTTTACAGCCACTGAATGGACACCACTTTTCACTATTAAAAAATACGGGATCCTGCCTCTTCTCACCGCCACCTTTCTCACTTCCTTTATCGCCATTGCCGTGGCACTGCCGCTGGGGCTTACCATTGCCATTTATCTGAGTGAATATGCCAATCCTGCATTCAGAAGAATTGTCAAACCTGTTCTTGAATTGCTCGCTTCAATTCCCACTGTTGTTTATGGATTTTTTGCCCTCACCACCGTAACGCCTTTTCTCCAAAATTTCATTCCCGGCATGGCCGGATTCAATGCATTGAGCCCGGGTATTGTGATGGGCATAATGATTATGCCGCTGATAACTTCCCTGAGCGAGGATGCCCTGTATGCCATTCCCGGATCCATGCGTTTCGCATCCTATGCACTTGGGGCATCGCGGTTTCAGACCACCTTCAGGGTGCTTCTTCCTGCGGCCTCTTCGGGTATCGGGGTTTCCGTAATCCTTGCTATCTCAAGGGCCATCGGCGAAACGATGATTGTTGCCATTGCCGCCGGCCAACAGCCCCGGTTGACGCTCAATCCGCTGGTGCCTGTTGAAACCATTACCACATATATTGTTCAGGTAAGTATGGGCGACGTACCCCAGAATTCGCCTGAATTCCGGTCCATTTTTGCGGCCGGCATGGTGCTCTTCCTGTTTACTTTTGGTATCAACAATCTGGGTTTGTATCTCAAACGGAAATTTTACCAGAAATATGAACTTTAG
- the pstA gene encoding phosphate ABC transporter permease PstA, which yields MNFRTYKRISDRSFNIFGLLITLSGLVVLGIFLFQIAQKGLGRVSWQFLTSLPSRFPEKAGIFTALMGTVWIMFLTALIAIPVGIMAAIYLEEYAKQNRWGRILEINISNLAGVPSIIYGILGLEVFSRTLGLGNSLLTGSLTLSLLILPIIIVSTREALRAVPVSLREGSYALGATKWQTIYRLILPSALGNILTGVILALSRAVGEAAPLIVAGALVYVPFAPSSPMDNYSVLPIQIFNWVSRPQLAFETNAAAGIIILLIFTFLMNGIAIFYRNRMQKKFKW from the coding sequence ATGAACTTTAGAACCTATAAACGCATCAGCGACCGCTCCTTTAACATTTTTGGCCTGCTGATAACCCTTTCAGGCCTGGTGGTTCTGGGCATATTTCTCTTTCAGATCGCCCAGAAAGGCCTTGGCAGAGTCAGCTGGCAGTTTCTTACCTCCCTTCCCTCCCGTTTCCCTGAAAAAGCAGGTATTTTTACGGCCCTGATGGGAACTGTATGGATTATGTTTCTGACAGCCCTGATAGCAATTCCTGTTGGAATTATGGCAGCTATTTATCTCGAAGAGTATGCCAAACAGAACCGATGGGGACGAATTCTTGAAATCAATATTTCCAATCTTGCCGGGGTGCCGTCTATTATTTACGGTATTTTAGGGCTTGAAGTCTTTTCACGGACCCTGGGACTGGGAAACAGCCTTCTTACGGGCAGTTTAACCCTGTCTCTTCTCATTCTTCCCATTATTATTGTCTCTACGCGGGAAGCATTGCGGGCAGTTCCTGTCAGCCTCAGGGAAGGATCGTATGCCCTTGGGGCCACCAAATGGCAGACTATATACCGCCTCATCCTGCCATCGGCGCTGGGAAACATTCTTACGGGAGTAATTCTTGCCCTTTCACGTGCTGTTGGCGAAGCGGCACCGCTGATTGTCGCCGGAGCTCTGGTATATGTGCCGTTTGCCCCTTCGTCTCCCATGGACAATTATTCCGTTCTGCCCATTCAGATTTTCAACTGGGTATCCCGCCCGCAGCTGGCGTTTGAAACCAATGCTGCCGCCGGAATCATCATTCTTCTGATATTCACCTTCCTGATGAATGGAATTGCCATTTTTTACCGGAACAGAATGCAAAAGAAGTTTAAATGGTAG
- a CDS encoding PstS family phosphate ABC transporter substrate-binding protein, whose product MKKSFIILSVIFLPAAVLLSSCSPRSSGKGEALTGEVKIDGSSTVFPLSEAVAEEFRNSYPNVKVTVGESGTGGGFKKFSRGETDINDASRPIRPEEIEACKANNISYLELEVAYDGLAVVVHPSNTWAKEIKVSELKKLWEPAAQGKIMRWNQIRPEWPDKEIHLFGAGTASGTFDYFTEAIVGEAKSSRGDYTASEDDNVLVQGIASDELALGYFGLAYFENNQDKLRILPIDAENGNGPVTPTAETVKSKKYTPLSRPLFIYVNSKSLERKEVQRFVSFYLEHCGTLASDVGYVALIPDELKVTQARWEEFQKQFAK is encoded by the coding sequence ATGAAAAAGTCTTTTATCATTTTATCAGTAATTTTTCTGCCTGCGGCAGTCCTCCTCAGTTCATGTTCTCCCCGTTCCTCTGGTAAGGGAGAGGCACTGACCGGAGAAGTCAAGATTGACGGCTCCAGTACCGTGTTTCCTTTAAGTGAAGCTGTGGCAGAGGAATTTCGCAACAGCTATCCGAATGTAAAGGTCACTGTAGGTGAGTCTGGTACCGGCGGGGGTTTTAAAAAATTCAGCAGGGGAGAAACAGATATCAACGATGCTTCGCGTCCGATCCGACCCGAAGAAATTGAAGCCTGTAAAGCAAATAACATTTCGTATCTTGAGCTGGAGGTAGCTTATGACGGTCTGGCAGTTGTAGTTCATCCTTCCAATACCTGGGCAAAAGAAATCAAGGTATCGGAACTGAAGAAATTATGGGAACCGGCTGCACAGGGCAAAATCATGCGCTGGAACCAGATCAGACCCGAATGGCCCGACAAGGAAATTCATTTGTTCGGTGCCGGTACTGCTTCGGGCACATTCGATTACTTTACTGAAGCCATTGTGGGTGAGGCAAAGAGCAGCAGAGGGGATTATACGGCCAGCGAAGATGATAATGTTCTGGTTCAGGGGATTGCCTCTGATGAACTGGCACTCGGCTATTTTGGGCTTGCCTATTTCGAAAACAACCAGGATAAGCTACGCATTCTCCCTATCGATGCAGAAAACGGAAACGGACCTGTCACCCCTACCGCAGAGACGGTAAAGAGCAAAAAGTACACCCCGCTGTCCCGACCCCTGTTCATCTATGTCAACAGCAAATCCCTCGAAAGGAAAGAAGTACAGCGTTTTGTGTCATTCTACCTTGAACATTGCGGCACCCTTGCTTCTGATGTTGGTTATGTTGCTCTTATACCTGACGAATTGAAGGTTACGCAGGCCCGCTGGGAAGAATTTCAGAAACAGTTTGCCAAATAA